The DNA segment ACCGCCGGCTCCACTCATATTTTCAAATGCCTTTTGAATTTCAGGAAATCCAACGCGACCATCTTCTATATATTTTTGTAAGGCATTACCAGTTTTACCGGTAACTTTTGCCAATTCTTCATATATTGGAATACCTCGATTTGCAAACTGTCGAATGTCTACAGTCATGGCTTTGCCCTGTGTTTTTATTGTTCCATATAAATAAGCAATCTCTCCTATTGGTTGACTTAATCCAGCAGATACATCTCCTAATTGTTTTAATGTTGGCACAATATTTTTTGCTTCAATTCCGTAGGCTAATAATTGTTTTCCTGCTGTTTGTACTTCGCTTTGTGAAAATGGCGTAGTAGAAGCGAATTTTACCATTTGAGCAACTAATTTATCAGCTTCCGACTTACTGCCAAGCATTGTTTTTAATGAAATATTTAACCCTTCCATATTAACACCGGCATCAAATATCCCTTTTGCCATTGCTGATATCCCAATAGTTGCGCCTATCTTCGCAATAGTGCTTTGCAAAGATGATACTTTACCTTCAAATTTATCAGTCGCATTACTCGCGTTGTTGATAGCATTTGTAAATAAATCTTTAAGAGAAATTACATATTCTGTTTTTTCCATTTTGTTAAATTAAAAAAGCGAGTTTTATGCTCGCTTAATTATTCAAATTTCATTTGTCCAGTTGTTGTTAAAACATATTTTAATTCGCCCCATAGTTTAAATAATTTATCTTCATCCATTTCTTCCGGGTCTTCATGGTAATAGAATCTAATGAATGAATTTATTTTTTTAAACTCGCTGGAATCAACTGTTATTTTATGCTTATCTATTTTTTTTTTAGTGTATTCAATAATAATTTAACATGCCCGGCTGCATCAATACAACCACCAAGAAATACATCATCATATTTTGAATCTAAAGACGAAAACGCTTCGTGACTTTCGTCTTTAAGTAAAGACGTTGCAAGTATGATCTCTCCAGCTAACGTTATACTTTCTTTTGAAGACATAATATCGAATGCTTCCATTTTTGCGGCTCTTGTCGGCTCTGAAATATAGCCAATGAATATATCCTTAGTAGATGGCCGTACAAAAAAAAGAGGGTAAACATTTTTTTTATGTAACGCCGAAAGATCAACAGCTTTTTTTTCTGCTAATTCTCGCGCTTCTATTATAGATTTTGTAAAAGCGATATCTTCATCTAACAATGGGTTTGCTATCTTTTTTTTCATATTTTATAAATGTTGAATACCGGCTATTATAATAGGTACAGTTATTTTTATAGAAGTATCTCCTTCGCTTACATCAAATGCATCCTCAAGAAATTCACACGATTGTAATATATCAGTTTGGGCCGTTACTCTGGATCCTCCAAATACAATTGGAATATCAAATGCCGGGATATCTAAAGGATCTTTTGTTGGAGACACATTAATAATACGTTGCCATTCATCTCGATAAAGTTCGATAGATGCTTCATATTCTGAACGACCAATTCCTCTAGATACAGGCTCTCCACCAGCTCCATAATTATTTGTTTTTTCCTTTTTTTTCTTGTATGAAATTTTTGTAATTCCTTTTACCGGAACCCCAAATAAAACAAGAGTTATATTAACCCACGCATAATTAATACCATTAACTAAAGCCATTTTTTATTATATTGAAAGTGAATAACCAATATTTATAACGATATTACGCGCAACTCCCACAGGTACAAGTGTAACAGTAATAACTAATTGCGAACTTGTTAATACATTCTGAACTGGATTTACAGTTACACTTTTAGCTGATAACTCTCCATCTCTTACCATTTGATCTAATGCAGCGTTACCTGACATTTGAAAATATGCAACCGATGTATCTTTTAATGTTCCGTCTGTATTTACAGTCAATGGAGCATTTAGATCGGGTAAATAATTTGTATACAATAAACGAATAGCTTTGTCGATAGTTCTATTGTTTTCTATGTATGCGTAATCCGATGTTTGAATTATACAATCATGAGAATCATTTAAAAAAGTACCTTCATACCCAACTTTTTTAATTGAAAATACATAACGATAACTATTCAATGTTGTTAATAAAGAAGTTGAACATGCTGAGAATAAAATTCCATTAGCAAAAGCAGGAACATTGTTTTCAGTGCCATTTGAAATGTTGAATTTAGAAATCCATGCGATATCCTCATTAACAGCAGCTAAAGCTTCACAACCCAATACGGCCCCTCCATTAGTTATAGATTTTCCACATGCTTTAAATAAAGCATACCCTAAATTATCTCCATCCTGTCCAATAACAAGAGTTATATTTTTAGAATTTAAAGTAGATAAATTAGCAAGAGTCGATAATGTTGCTGAAGCATAATCAAAAGCAATTAAAACACTAGATAGTGGTTTATGTGCTACAAATAAAGAAGTACAAACAGCTTGAGCAGCTTGAACCTTTCCGCTTGTATAAGTAGTGCCATCAGCATAAACAAATGCTTGACGTATTTCCCCATTTGCAAAATTTTGAATTGTGGTAAGATCGGTAAAGTCATAAGTAGAAGGTACTGCGTACATTCCAACATACAAAACACCTTTTGGTTGTATTCTGAAAAATTCAGAAATATGATAATGCCATGGTGCTTGTAAAGAAGCAACACCGGCAATCATTGGAGATGCACCAAATTGTACTATAGTACCAGCTATTGTTCCTACTATTGTAGCAACTACTGGAGTGCCTGAATTTAAGAATAAACCAAGTCCGGGACGTGCTGTTATTGTAACAGCTCCAGCGGTATTTGCAGCTGTATAACCATGCGTTAATGTATTAGCATTTATAAACAACACTAATGCATCAGCGAATAATGTAACAGTTGTGTAAGCTGCCGTTTTAAGGAACACGCCTAACGAAATATTTGATGAAGGTTCTACTATTACTAATTCTAAAGTATCTCCATCAGCTCCAACGTTTGTAACAGTATATTTTGCAGTTGCTTTCGTTTCGTCTGCATAAGTATCTAAAATACCTAAAGATTCAGCATCTTCAACTGAAAATATTTTCTTTATTCTATCGGTGCTAGAAAATCCACTTGGCAATGTTCCTGTATAGAATAACATTGTAGAAATAAAATCAGAACCCGGCAACGGGCGGCCCAAACCACCTTGACCTAAATTAAAATTAACATCGTTAAGCATTTTTATTTGGTTTTTTTACTTCAACCTTTTCAGGTTTTATATGAAAAAATTCTAAATTATTTTCTTTTGCATGCGCTTCTATCTTTTTAACGTCAGCATCATAAAAAATACTTCCATCGCTAGTTGCATGAATGTTGCTATACTTATAGCTATTCTTATTTTTACGAACTAACGATTTAGCTTCATCGAAGTTCATTATTTTTTAGCTTTAGGCTCTTTTACTTTAGGCTCTTTTACTTCTTCTTCGTCTCCTAAAACTTGTTCTCTTGTGTGTTCCTCAAAACCTTTAGTTTCATGGAACAACCATTCTCCATTTTCATTAATAAAAACAGATTTAGCTTTATTTTTTTTCATGGTCGAAACCATAGCTTTATTATATTCCATTGTATTTATAAATTAATGGTTTAATTAATACGTGTTAATGTCGCAGCCGTTGCACTGATAAAAGTCAATCTAAAAACTGCTACGCCTATTGTAGCACTATTAGCTAATGTTAATGTATTTGTAGAAGGGAATCCTGATGCAACAATATTTGTCCCTACAACTACTGTAGCTGTACCACCGCTTGCCGCATTTAACAAAACGAAATCGAAAGTTGTTCCGGCCCCAGCCCCCAGTTGAGTTCCCATTTGTGTTGCCGTTGGCAATGTTAATGTAACAGTTCCAGATGCAACAGTCAAAACGCCGCCGGCTAATTCAGAAGCCGTTACCGTTGCACTTGCTGTATATGATGTTGCTGTTCTTGTTATTACCGGAGCAACGTATGATGTTGCTCTTATAGTTCCAGTTATAGATATCCCTGTAGTTGCAAAATCAACAACTTTAGATCCTCCAATAGAAGCGCCGTAATTGTTCGCTCCTATTCTATAAAAACCATTATCAGTATCAGAAGAAAAACCAATTGAAGGGGATCCAACCGATCCATTTCCGGCTAAACCTGTTGTCATATCTTGACCGGATAACCTAGCCCATTTAACACCATCAAAAACGAATGTTAAAAAGTGTGTAGTGCTTGCAAGTACGGTGTCATTTTGAGCAGAAAAACCAGTTGCTAATGATACTATTCTATTTGTACCATCAGCGGTAAAAATAAGGTTCAATTTATCTGAAACGTGCGAATTTGTTACGTCTGCATTAAATGATAATGCACCGGTAAGAGTACCCATTTTAACAGTTGTTTCGTATTTTGTAGCAGTAATTGTATAACTTGCTGCATAAGATGGTGCTACATATCCATAAGTTAATACACGCCCGGTATTATCTTTGTTTGGAGTTGTGCCAAATCGAGGAGTTATAAATTGCGCAGATACTGTGATAGAAAGTCCGATAAGCGCTAAAGAGAATATTTTTTTCATTTTGTTTTTTTTGTTTAATAGTTAAAATATAGGGAGTTTTTACGCTCCCTTTTATTATGCTTTATAAAGAACAACTTCGTTACCCCAGCCAATTTGAACATCAGCTTTAACTAACATTTTGATGAAGAACAATTCAGAATTTGCTTGCAATCTTGAAAGTTGTAAACCTTCGTCGGCAATGCTATTCATACCTACCCATAGATTTGATTCAGGAGATGCCATACCTTTAGCAATCATATAACAATCATTAGGGAAATCAGCTATTTTGCAAACTCTTTTCCCTTTGAAAGTGTCTTTACCCATTTGAGTAATGTCGATTCCTTTATACGTTTGATTTACTTGAGATTGATCGTACAAGTCGTAAGTTGCGTAAGAAACGAATATTTTCATATTTGGATCATAACGTAAAGCTTCAGGTATTGCATCGTAACCTCTTAACAATTCTGCTTGGATATTTGCAACGGTTAAAGTAATAGGAGAACTAACATCTATTACATCAGCGTCAGCTGTTGCATTTTTTAAGAAACCATTCCAATATTTATAAATATTAGTAAGTGTCATGTCGTTATTCCAAAGTGCTTTATTGAAATACTTCATGTAACGTTTCATAACTTCTTGTACAACTACAGATTCAGCTGTTGCCGGTAATGCACGATCTAACAATGTTGGGCTTAATTGTGTTGCAAACCAATGATCCTCAAAATCTCTTGGATTAAATTCGGTATAAATCATAAAATCTTGTGGATCCAAAACTTTACCATCAACAGTAAATGAACCTTTACTTGTTGGAGTTGCTGCGCGATCTTGAATAAAATCTTCATAATTCGCGTCAAAACGTGGAATTGTGAATTTCTTTTTAATCCCGTCTTTAATATAAACGTGTCCTCCATTTACTGTGTCAGCTCCTGTAATTGCTTTTATTAAGAATTGAGACGCAACCTCTCCGGCATAAGTAGTATCATTAATAACAAAACCATCATCAAACGCATAGTTACCATATTCAGATTTAATTCCGGCCAAGCCTTTTAAAAATCCTAAAAAAAGCAATGAAGTAGCAACTTCAAGTGTAATATTTACTTGATGCCCAGCTACAAATGTGGCAATTGCTGACATTGAAATTGAAACAATTGCAATCATAACAATTGAAACAAACATTCTTAAAAATTTATTAGTTGTTTTCATTTATTTTTATTTTTGGATTTTTTTTATTTATTTACCTTCTGATTTATTTTGAATCCCAATCATAACAGCTCCCATTGTATATCTTGGAACTGGAGCGCCAGTATCATCTTTGTTGACTATGTTTGCACCTTTTTTATTTAAAGGCATTGAATCAATTAATTCTTTTGTGCCTTCAAAATCTTTAATTGCTTGCGCTTTTATTTTTAATATAGTTGCAGCATCGTTTTTTATTTTACCAACTTTTGCGGCGTTTTCAACAAGTAAAGTTGCGGCGTTTTCAAGTGCTGTCACTTTCTCTGCATCTTCTGTTTCTTTCAATTCAGCAGCTTTGTTTTCCAAATCGGTAACTTTATTTTGAACTTCTACTAAATTTGTATTAGCAGTTTCAAGTTCTTTTTTTAATTTTTCTTTTTCAAGTTCAGCAGTTGTTGCACGGTTTTCTATAGCATCAATTGCTGCAACCATAACATCTTCTGTGGAGTTTTCGTTAATTTTCAATTTGTTATATACTTTTTTCATCGTATTTTGAATTGGTGGATTTGTATTTAAAGAATTAAAATAATTTGCGTATTGTTTCCATGTTGCTTTTGGATCGGTAGATATCGCTCTTGGTTTATTCATGTCGCTGCTATGTTCAATAACATCACAAAAACCATTTTTAACACAAGCATCAGCATCCATCCATGTTGTATTGTTCATAAAATCGGATATACTTTCCTCTGTTGCTGTAGGATTTTTACGTCCTAACATTTTTACAAGTGAATTTTTAAACGATTCTAATTCAGGAGTTGATCCAGTTGCTCCAGGACTAAATGGGTTATGCATCATTAAAAGAGCGTAATCACTCATATATCTTGTTCTTCCAGCTTGAAACACTACACCAGCTGAACTTGCTGCCACACCTGTATTGAATGTATCGACTTTAGTTTTAGTAGCTAAAATGGCATTGTACATCTGCATTGCATCAACTACATTACCACCGGGAGAACATATAAAAACCTTAATCCTTTTTTTACCTAAAGTATCTAAATACATTAATTCTTCTTGAAACTGAGGCCCCATAATTCCGTCGCCATCTTCTTCATCATGTCCGATATGCTTATTTACAAGCATTACAGGTTCATCGGTATCTACATATTGGGTATATTTTAATTTCATTAATACAAATGTAAATTCAAAAAAATAATATCATCGTATTTGGGGCCAATTTGGGGCCAACAACTTTGTTTAAAACTTTTATTCTACCTTTGTAAATAGATTTAATTAGATGTTATATTTGTATAAAACCATAAAAAATGCAAGAACAAACCCACGCAAGAAGGATAAGAATTCCATTATATCCAAACAGATTGCATTATAAATTAACAACCGCCTACGCATTTAATACGTCACAAAGCAAACCGGAGGCATGGCTTGAGATAAACAAAAAGTTCTTTGAAGCTATGGATCCAAAAGAAAAAGAAAAGTTACTTCGTCTTTATGATACAATGACTGATAAAGAAAAACAAAATCCAAAAAAAATATGATTCTTAAAATTGTAGAAATACTTTATTTAAGTGTGTTTGCACATGAATTAGGTCATTTTATAGTTGCCAGATTACTTAATCTGAAAATAGTTTCAGTATCTATTTTTATGAGGCCATTTATTTGTATTTTCTTAAATGGGACACTTTATAAAATTGGTTTTATCCCCATTACTGGATATGTAAATGTTCCGGATATTTATACACAAAGTAAATGGAAGAAAATTATTTATTTCTCAGCCGGTATTATAATGAACACATCGTTACTGTTATTTAGTAACGATGTGTTTTTACAAACAATAAATTTGTATTTGATTTTATTTAATTTGCTTCCATTTAGAAAATCGGATGGAAGAAATATTTTAGAAGTGTTATAAATCAAAACTTGCTCCTGTTAGTGATACCCATCTAGCCGTTCCAGCCCCCGTTAATGATGAATGATAAATAGTGCCATTAGTGTTAATGGTTAGTATTCCTGCCCCTTTTACTAATTGTTCATCAAAAAACAATACGCCCCTTACAGTTTTAGTTGTTGTTGGCCTAAATCCTATTGGTAAGGTAAACGAAGTTGCACCATTACCCATTGATGTTCCTACATTTCCAGCAGGGCCAGATAAAAAAACAGTCCCACCTTCTCTTCTATAACTTGTACTTGAATCATTTGCTATCCAATCTGTATTAATATAAATAGCATCTAATAAATCAAATGTACCACTACCACTAACACCATCGCTTAATATTAGCCTTCTTACTTTATGTACATTTCTAGATATATTATCTGAAAAAACAAGTGGATCAGCAATAGAGTCGTTAGTAATAGTAATAGTAAAAATAGCAACATTGGCAAAAGCGGTTGTTGTTGTTTTTCCGGGACAATAATAAATTTCTTCATTCCATAAAATAAAACCAGCAGTATACTGATTTGTACCATATGGAACAATACCATTTAAAATATATGCTTTAGATATATCATAAGAATTTCCTATTAAAGATATTGCCAAACCTAAATGAATTTCTTTGTTGGCATCCTGTAGAAAATCTAAAGACTTTCCTGTAAATGGTTGTTGAATAGAAGGATCTAAAATATCAGTTGTTATAATTATTTTCATTTTGTTTTTTTTAATAAGTTACTATATTATAAATAATTCCTGCGATTACATATTTATCAGCCTGAGCGCGTATAATATTTTCTGCATTAGTCGGGTCAGGATCCAACGCATTAAATACTAAAACTGGAACATAAATAGTAAAAGC comes from the Bacteroidota bacterium genome and includes:
- a CDS encoding site-2 protease family protein — translated: MILKIVEILYLSVFAHELGHFIVARLLNLKIVSVSIFMRPFICIFLNGTLYKIGFIPITGYVNVPDIYTQSKWKKIIYFSAGIIMNTSLLLFSNDVFLQTINLYLILFNLLPFRKSDGRNILEVL
- a CDS encoding Clp protease ClpP, which translates into the protein MKLKYTQYVDTDEPVMLVNKHIGHDEEDGDGIMGPQFQEELMYLDTLGKKRIKVFICSPGGNVVDAMQMYNAILATKTKVDTFNTGVAASSAGVVFQAGRTRYMSDYALLMMHNPFSPGATGSTPELESFKNSLVKMLGRKNPTATEESISDFMNNTTWMDADACVKNGFCDVIEHSSDMNKPRAISTDPKATWKQYANYFNSLNTNPPIQNTMKKVYNKLKINENSTEDVMVAAIDAIENRATTAELEKEKLKKELETANTNLVEVQNKVTDLENKAAELKETEDAEKVTALENAATLLVENAAKVGKIKNDAATILKIKAQAIKDFEGTKELIDSMPLNKKGANIVNKDDTGAPVPRYTMGAVMIGIQNKSEGK
- a CDS encoding DUF2586 family protein, giving the protein MLNDVNFNLGQGGLGRPLPGSDFISTMLFYTGTLPSGFSSTDRIKKIFSVEDAESLGILDTYADETKATAKYTVTNVGADGDTLELVIVEPSSNISLGVFLKTAAYTTVTLFADALVLFINANTLTHGYTAANTAGAVTITARPGLGLFLNSGTPVVATIVGTIAGTIVQFGASPMIAGVASLQAPWHYHISEFFRIQPKGVLYVGMYAVPSTYDFTDLTTIQNFANGEIRQAFVYADGTTYTSGKVQAAQAVCTSLFVAHKPLSSVLIAFDYASATLSTLANLSTLNSKNITLVIGQDGDNLGYALFKACGKSITNGGAVLGCEALAAVNEDIAWISKFNISNGTENNVPAFANGILFSACSTSLLTTLNSYRYVFSIKKVGYEGTFLNDSHDCIIQTSDYAYIENNRTIDKAIRLLYTNYLPDLNAPLTVNTDGTLKDTSVAYFQMSGNAALDQMVRDGELSAKSVTVNPVQNVLTSSQLVITVTLVPVGVARNIVINIGYSLSI